In Listeria cossartiae subsp. cossartiae, the DNA window CGCCAAATTTTTACCATTTATGTATTCTTCATACACAATTAATTGATTACCATTTGGAATCAGTACTTCGATTTTAGGTAAGTATTTGCTAGATAAATTTTTAAGCTGCTCCATCACAGGAGCAAAGCTGATAGGAATTATTTTACGTACAAATAACTCTCCTGTGGATGTGTTTCTCGTTAGCACAGCAGGGTTTTCTTTATTATTAAGATTATCTAATTCTTTATATTGTTCTTCTATAAAAGCGAGTGTCATTTCTCCCATTTATCTAAAATCCCTTCTACACTTTATAGTAAAATTATAGCATGAAGCATAGTAGTCGGGTAGATATTTCATGCTATAATGAAAAAAACAGTCGGGGGTGTGCCTTATGGATGGGGAAAAAGAGACAAGTAAATTACTGCATGAATTAAAAAAAGCGACCAATTTACGCCAAGTGTTAGATGAAAACGAGGCGGAATTTAAATCAAGTGAAATGGTTACATATTTAAAAGAATTATTAGCAGAGAAAAAATTAACAAAAGCAAGCGTCATTCGTGCGGCTAGACTCCATGAAACATATGGATATCAAATTTTCAGTGGGGTTAGAAGGCCATCACGTGACCGGACAATCGCTCTTTCTTTTGGATTTCAACTATCAGGGTTAGAGGCAAGTAGATTGCTAAAATATACAGAATATCCGCCACTCTATGCAAAAAATCGGCGGGATGCGATTATTATTTTCGCGTTAGACCATGGCTACACGCTAGATCAAACCAATGACTCATTATACGACCTAGAAGAAGCTTTAATCGAAACATATAAAGAGGAAAAACCACTTGTTTAGATTTAACTAGAAATCGTGTATAATTTAGGGAGACCTAAATGATTGGAGACTAGTTATGATAAATGAGCAATCGATTTTACAAGCAGCAACAAGTGAAAAAAACGCCGGAGACTTTCCAAAAGTAGTTCAAGGTTTTAAAGATCTCGGTGTAACTAAATATCAATTTTTAGTCCAAAAGGGCGTTTATGTCTTTTGGGATGAAACAAATACTCGAGTAGAATCTAAATTAAATGGCGTATCTATGCCAGTTACAGAAGAAATCTCAAGCGAGAAAATGAAAGATGCCATCAAACAAGCACAAGCGGGAAAAATAGATTTTGAAACATTTATCAAACTAGCTGGGTTAGCAGGTGTCAGACTGTGGGAAGCTGATTTAACTGCAATGAAAGTAACCTATATAGATAATGCTGGAAATGATTTAGTAATCGAACCAATTCCAAGCGTTTAAAATGCAAAAGACAATAATTTATTGTCTTTTTTTAGTATTTTTAAATGTTGAAATTATGTTATGCTGAGAAGGTTGAAAGAAGAGAGGTAATGGAAAATGGATATTATCACATACTTTCTGATTGCACTAAGCACAAGTGTTGTAGGGAGTTTTTTAGGGATTGGTGGCGGAGTTATTCTTTTGCCGATTCTACTCTTACTGGGAGTTTCTCAAGGGACGGCGGCATTTAGTTCGGCGCTTACCGTGTTCACGATGGCGATTTTTACATGCAGTATTTACTATAAAAGAAAGCAAGGCGATGTAGGGCTGGCGCTGAAAATCGCTGTAACTAGCATTCCGACGACTTTTCTTGGTGCAATGGTGAACCAAATGTTACCAGAAGCCGTTTATCGTTTTTTATATGGTGCGTTAATTGTTGTTTTACTAGGGATAATGATTTGGAAAAAGAAACGACACAATGAAAAACCACATTTTTTAAGTAAATATCGTATAATTCCTTATGTATTCGGGGTGATTATTGGGTTTTTAGCTGGTTTATTTGGGATTGGCGGAGGACCTATTGTCATACCGATTTTATTACTCATTTTCATGCTAAATCAAAAGACAGCATCCGCGACATCGAGCTATGTGACGCTACTGACATCACTCGCAAGCATCGGTTCCTACGCGCTCATTGGCGGTAGTGATTTTTCGATTGGGATTTATATGATACCAGGGGCGATAATTGGTGCTTTGATTGGAACACGACTAAATAAACTCTTAGATGAAAAATGGATTGCGATTTTATTCAACATTTTACTCGTAGCCCTATTTGCTTTAAATTTAATTAAAATTTAGTTCAGAACAAGCTATTCAGGTAGCTTGTTTTTTGTTGTCCAAAGCATTTTTATGTTAAGCTTAATGAGAGTAGGAGGGGTTAAGATGAAAAGGAAACCGCAAGATTTTGCTGCATTTTTACTAACAATCCTAACTGTAACTTGGATAATTTTAACTTGGGGATTACATATTTCTGACATAGTACCAGGAGGCGAAAAAGGCGTATGGTATAAAATAATTCCGCTATTTTTAGGAATTATTTCTACAATAAGTGTCTTTTTTGTGAAGGAAAAACTGGTTAAATGGATGTTGCTTGGATTTAACATATTATTGTTAATTTTGATTTATTTTGTGTATCATATTGGGGAAATCGGGATGTTTTAAGCGGGGGTTGATTGGATGGACGAACCAACGAAAGCGGTAATCTATCAAATTTTATCTAAAACAGAAGAACCAAATGCGACGATGGATCACTTGGTTTTTGAAATGATGGAATTTCCAGGAGCTGCGGCTTTTACTAAAAATGAGTTGTTGTTCGGCGTATACTGGCTTGAAGCGCAACATTATATTTTCAGAAGTACAAAAAAGCAAGTTACGAGATATTACCGAACGCCGAAAGGGTATGAAAAACTGCTTGAATTAGAACGCTTCAAAAAATGACTTTATTTCCTAGGAAATAAAGTCATTTTGTTTATAAATATTTTGCCATTGTAATATCCGTGTTTTGAAAACCGACTTTGTTATACAAACCGATTGCTGTTTGATTGTGCGCGAAAACATGAAGTTCGATTTTCATAATTCCCATTTCTTTCGCGAGTGTATCTAATGCAGCTAATGTTTTTGTTCCGAATCCTTTACACCGGAATGCCTCGAAAATCACAAAATCATAAATAAAAGCCGTTTTTCCGGAAAGTGTTTCGTCTACATGGAACCATAAATAGCCGATTTTTTCCTCATCGACAATCTTGTAAAGGTACTCGTTTGGTGTAGTAATGCCATCGTATAGCAATTTATTGAAGCTGTCTTGAGATTTTGCTAAGGATTCCTCTTCGGCCCAAGTGCCTGCTTCGACTTTTTCTTTAGCGTAATCTGTAATTGCCGTGGATAAAAAATCTTCTAAATCAGTAGTAGTCATTTTTTGTAATTGTAAAATAAAAATTCCTCCTTATACTTTGTGGAAACTTGCGTATTGAACAAATTTGTGCGACATGGCGATATGACCAGCTTCATTCGGGTGAATTCCATCAGCGCAAAGCAACTTTTCATAATGGAATTCGGCAAGGAAGCTATCGCGAATATCAATAATATGGCTTCCAGTTTCGGTGGCAATTCGCGAAATAGTATTGCTATAACGTTCCTGCCAGCGATAAATCATTTCTACATCGCCGCCTAAGAATTGCAAAATGTTTTCTTTGCTCAGCCCATCTCGCGTAATAA includes these proteins:
- a CDS encoding GNAT family N-acetyltransferase, whose amino-acid sequence is MTTTDLEDFLSTAITDYAKEKVEAGTWAEEESLAKSQDSFNKLLYDGITTPNEYLYKIVDEEKIGYLWFHVDETLSGKTAFIYDFVIFEAFRCKGFGTKTLAALDTLAKEMGIMKIELHVFAHNQTAIGLYNKVGFQNTDITMAKYL
- a CDS encoding DUF3116 family protein: MDEPTKAVIYQILSKTEEPNATMDHLVFEMMEFPGAAAFTKNELLFGVYWLEAQHYIFRSTKKQVTRYYRTPKGYEKLLELERFKK
- a CDS encoding sulfite exporter TauE/SafE family protein; the protein is MDIITYFLIALSTSVVGSFLGIGGGVILLPILLLLGVSQGTAAFSSALTVFTMAIFTCSIYYKRKQGDVGLALKIAVTSIPTTFLGAMVNQMLPEAVYRFLYGALIVVLLGIMIWKKKRHNEKPHFLSKYRIIPYVFGVIIGFLAGLFGIGGGPIVIPILLLIFMLNQKTASATSSYVTLLTSLASIGSYALIGGSDFSIGIYMIPGAIIGALIGTRLNKLLDEKWIAILFNILLVALFALNLIKI
- a CDS encoding DUF1398 domain-containing protein: MINEQSILQAATSEKNAGDFPKVVQGFKDLGVTKYQFLVQKGVYVFWDETNTRVESKLNGVSMPVTEEISSEKMKDAIKQAQAGKIDFETFIKLAGLAGVRLWEADLTAMKVTYIDNAGNDLVIEPIPSV